The region CGCGAAGGTACGGGCTGAATACCGGGCCGGGATATGCTACACCCGTGGTATCGAAGCCGCCGGCGCCACTCGGCAGTGCGCCCGCCATAGCGCTGCGGTAAATGATCGCCCAAGCGGCGTCATTTACCTTCTTCCGGTTAACCAGCTGGTAGGACGTGGGGTAATAGGCCATCGTCGCTCCCGGACCTGTGCCGTTGCTCAACTGGACCGACCAGGCACGCGGACTGGTCGGCAGGTTGCTGGTCGCGCCGTTAAGCTTGGAACCGACGAAATCGCCCAGCAGCGTCAGGCCGTTATCGATCTTCCACTTTACGGATATGTCATAACCGTTGGAGCTTCTGAAGTTTCCGGATTCGGCGATCATCGTGGCGCCAGCACCAAGGCCGCCGGTGCCAGGGATAGAGGCCCAGTAGTAGCCGGTGCCCAAACTGAATTTGTCGCTCACTTTGAAGGTCAGGTCGGCGGTGGTAATCTGATTGGCGCTGCCGGTGCCGGCAGAGCTCTTGATGTTGCCGGTGAAGGCGGTGAGTTTCGTGTTCGGGGTTATGGTCCGGTACAAGGTGAGTCCGTCTACCGCCATCGGTTTGCCGAGCAGGCCTTTGCCGATGAAATCGAGCGGTGTCCGGCCCAGCCGGATTTTATCGAACCCAAGCGCGTCTTTGTGGCTGATGTTGAAGATATCGAAGTAAGCGGTAGAACCAAACGACGTGTCGGTGTCGCCGATTTTGTTGCTATAGTTGGTCGTGAGACGACCTTCGATGCTGGTCTTCTCGTTGATCGTCCCGGCGAATTTCAGCCGGATCCGAAAATCAGTCGAATCAGCCCCATGCAGTTTCTGGCCATTGGGGTATTTGGGGCTGTTGCTCAGCCAACGAAACCGGCTGTCGCCGCCGAGCAGCCAGGTGTTGGTTTTGGCTTCCACCTTGGCCATACGGGCGCCCATGCGGTTGAGCTCGCCGGCGAACTCGGCCGCCAGCTGGTCGATGAGCTTTTTCTGGGCTTCGTTGGCTTTGTCGAAGCGGTCGATGGCCTTTACGGTGGCAATGGCGAACTCGTAGCGGTTCATGAGCTTGTCGCCGCGGAAGGTGCCGTCGCCGTAGCCTTCGATTATTCCGGCCTTGGCCAGCTTGGCTACCGCGTCATAGGCCCAGTGCTTGGCAGGTACGTCGGTGAAGGTCTGGGCGGCAAACGCGGTGGTCGAGAGCGCGAAGGTAAATAGGGCGATAAGAACGATTGTCCACAATTTCCTCACGTTTTTCCCTCCTGATGTAGAGTAACGGCTGTTTTCCATGCTAGCTGATCTTCCGGCCCGGCATCCCCCCTATTCGCATATGCTCCCCGTGCCCTAGTGTCCAAGTTTCCTAGGCTTTGACGCTGGGAGCGCTTTCGCTGGCGCTGGGCGCTTTAGGCATGGTGGTGAATATTAACAGGACGATACCGAGTACGCCCATAGCCACATTGAGATAAAAGGCTTCGTTGTAGCCTTTGAATACGTCGAACAGCCTGCCGCCGACAAGGCCGGCGCCGGAT is a window of Selenomonadales bacterium 4137-cl DNA encoding:
- a CDS encoding S-layer homology domain-containing protein — translated: MRKLWTIVLIALFTFALSTTAFAAQTFTDVPAKHWAYDAVAKLAKAGIIEGYGDGTFRGDKLMNRYEFAIATVKAIDRFDKANEAQKKLIDQLAAEFAGELNRMGARMAKVEAKTNTWLLGGDSRFRWLSNSPKYPNGQKLHGADSTDFRIRLKFAGTINEKTSIEGRLTTNYSNKIGDTDTSFGSTAYFDIFNISHKDALGFDKIRLGRTPLDFIGKGLLGKPMAVDGLTLYRTITPNTKLTAFTGNIKSSAGTGSANQITTADLTFKVSDKFSLGTGYYWASIPGTGGLGAGATMIAESGNFRSSNGYDISVKWKIDNGLTLLGDFVGSKLNGATSNLPTSPRAWSVQLSNGTGPGATMAYYPTSYQLVNRKKVNDAAWAIIYRSAMAGALPSGAGGFDTTGVAYPGPVFSPYLRGTDNLTALYLVYQTVIDKNVILSFEWQDFKVKDRALTPSLTGNRLDTTFMTKLDYYF